The DNA window ATAACATCTGGCTCACGTTGCAAGATTATGTGCTGAAAAAACTGAAAAACTGCTTCCAACCGGCGGGGCGATATCTTTTTCTTATTATAAAGGGTTTTAACGTAAATATAAAATGCTATCTGGGCATATTTGCCATGTTATTTTGTTATACCTCGGTTTTGCGAAGCTTAAGCGGTTGTGGCTTGACAAAAAGTCGGCCTCCATGTATACTTAACTAGCTGAAGATTTCACATTATCAGCCATAATCAAGTTATAAAGTTTCCGCACTAGCCGGGGAGTTAGCGGTGCCCTGTACCTGCAATCCGCTACAGCAGGGGTGATGTCCTCGCCGAGGGCGTTTTGTTGCAGAGCTGCCCCTTGTAAGTGGCGTTGAAGTCTGGGTCTTACGCAACAGGAATCTGTGAACCGTGTCAGGGCAGGAATGCAGCAGCACTAAGCAGAAGCTCTTGTGTGCCGTGAGGCTGCCTGGACGGAGTTAACTGCAAGGGTAACGTTTGTGACATACGTTCGAAGCGGGATGTGCGGATTTAATATATATTAATATTATAATTTTTGTGTCAATGACAAGCTGTTCCGGTTGGAACGGCTTTTTTTAAATTCATAGAAAAATTAACGTTAATTTTTACTGTATTCGTGGGGTTAGACCTTACAGAATCCATTGTCATTTCTACCTGAATATGATAATCTTTGGAGGATCACCGGACAATGGACGGCAGATAGAAATTTATGCCGTATGAGGAACTATTGGAGGAAGATAATGATTGCTTTGGTAGTGGCGTATGCGAAAAACCGCGTCATAGGAAAAGACGGCCGTATTCCCTGGAATATTGACGGGGAAAAGACGCGGTTTAAGAATTTAACGGTAAATCATGTTGTTATCATGGGGAGGAAAACCTATGAAGAAATCGGCAGGCCTCTGCCAAACCGGACAACAATTGTGATTTCAAAGACGAAGGATTTTACCGCTGAAAACTGTCAAACAGCCAAATCACTGCAGGAAGCTATCGTACTTGCCGTTGACGAAGATACTTATATCTCCGGCGGAGCCGGTATTTATGAAGAATCCTTACCACTCGTTGAAAAAATGTATATTACGGAAATCGATGCAGAAATCGAGGGAGATACATTTTTCCCCGAGTTTGAAGAGGATTTATTTGTCAAAGAGATAGAGCGGAGAGTGGACGGTGATATTCCGTACACCTTTCTGACCTATACAAGAAAATCATAATTTTAGGAACAGTGCCGGACAGGCAGCATTGTAGGGAGGGGATTACAATGGATAAAGAAAAAATTAAAGAAGGGGTCAGGCTCATTCTCGAAGGAATTGGGGAAGATATCAACAGAGAAGGGCTTTTAGAAACACCGGACCGGATTGCCAGGATGTATGAAGAACTGGCTGCCGGATACACCGACGACGCGGCGGTGCATCTGAAGAAAAGATTCCATGTGGACAGCAATGATATTGTCATGGAAAAGGATATTCATTTTTATTCTTTTTGCGAACACCATATGCTGCCTTTCTACGGGACGGCGAGCATTGCCTACATTCCGGACGGGGAAGTAGTCGGTTTAAGTAAAATAGCAAGGACTCTGGAGGTATATGCGAAACGTTTCCAGCTTCAGGAACGCCTGACTGCCCAGATTGCGGACGCCTTTATGAAAGAACTGAACCCGAAGGGCGTAATGGTGCGCATTGAAGCGGAACATATGTGCATGACGATGCGCGGAATCAAAAAGCCTGGAACAAAAACAGTGACTATCGTTACCAGAGGGGCGTTTGATGACAGCGAAATGCTGCAGAACCGTTTTTATCAAATGCTGGAACGGAGATAAGTGCGAAGCTATGGAACGGATTAATCGAATCTGCCGCCATCCTCTATGGAAGGAAAGCGTGGCAGAAATACAGAGGCTGGAAGAAGAACGGATTTTTTGCAGGCATAATCCGGCTCATTATCTGGATGTAGCCCGTATCGCCTATATTGAAAATCTGGAAAAGAATATCGGTATCTCAAAAGAAGTCATCTATGCGGCTGCGCTGCTCCACGATATTGGAAGACACCGTCAATACCTGGAAGGGATACCGCATGAAGAGGCCAGCGCCGTGCTGGCGGATCCGATTCTGAGGGACTGCGGCTTTACGGAAATGGAGCAGAAAGAGATCATTTCCGCAATTTCGGAACACCGGACACCGGAAACGGCAGGAAAAGAAAATCTTCAGGGGTTGATTTACCGGGCGGATAAGAGTTCCAGAAGCTGTCTGTTCTGCAATGCGTTTGAAGAATGCAACTGGAGCATGGAGAAGAAAAATATTACATTGAAGGTCTAAATACAGGGGAATGCTATCATGATGAAAATTGGAAACCGATTATTTGATGTAGAAAACGACTGTTCTATTATGGGAATATTAAATGTCACACCCGATTCTTTCTCCGACGGAGGAATGTGGAATGACATTGAAAAAACAAAGAAACATACGGCCGATATGATTGAAGAAGGCGCTGCGATTATTGATGTCGGAGGAGAGTCCACACGTCCGGGGCATGTGCAGATCAGTATCCAGGAAGAAATTGACCGGGTTGTGCCCGCGATTGAAATGATAAAGAAGAATTTTGACATTCCGGTGTCCATCGACAGTTACAAGGGACAGGTAGTGGAAGCTGCCTTAAAAGCGGGAGCCGATATGGTGAACGATATCTGGGGGCTGAAATACGACCGGAAAGTGGCGGACCTGATTGCTCAGTATCGGATCCCATGCTGTCTGATGCATAACCGGGAAAAGGCGGATTACGGCAATTTCATGGACGATATGTGCAGGGACATGCGTGATTCGCTCGCCATTGCTAAAGAGGCTGGAATCGACGACAGCCAGATTATTTTAGATCCCGGAGTGGGATTCGGGAAAACCTATGAAAATAACCTGACGGCTATCAATCAACTGGAAAAGCTTTCGGCGCTCGGTTATCCGGTCCTTCTTGCAACCTCCAGAAAGTCCGTGATTGGCACGGCGCTTGATTTGCCGACGGATCAGAGGGTCGAGGGGACAATCGTCACAACCGTTCTGGGAGTACAGAAAAAAGCGGCATTTATCCGCGTCCACGATATTAAAGAAAATTTAAGGGCAATCCGTATGACGCAGGCTATCATGAGAGAGGGAAGGAAATAAAATGACGAAAGCATCTTTTTGCGACGAAATACATATTGAAGATCTGGAAGTATATGCGAATCACGGTGTTTTTCCAGAGGAGACAAAACTCGGACAGAGATTTCTGGTTTCCCTTACAATGTATGTCAATACCAGGCATGCCGGAAGAACGGACTGTCTGGAACATTCCATCAATTATGGTGACGTATGTGCTTTTATAACCCGTTATATGAAAGAAAACACATATAAACTGATTGAAGCGGCTGCCGAAAATCTGGCCGAAGCGCTTTTTAGGCATTATTCCCTTCTGCATGGCGTTACGCTGGAACTTAAAAAACCGTGGGCGCCGATTGGGCTTCCCCTCAAGACCGTTTCCGTAAAAATTACCCGCTTCTGGCACACCGCTTATATCGGGCTTGGTTCCAATCTGGGGGACAAAAAAGGATATCTGGATCAGGCGGTTAAATCATTGAATGAACGTTCCGGCTGCCATGTGGAGAAAGTGTCCTCCTACTTGGTGACGGAGCCTTACGGCGGGGTGGAGCAGGATGACTTCCTGAATGCCTGCCTGATTTTAAAAACACTTTTATCACCGCAGGAATTATTGGAATCCCTTCATGAGATTGAGCAGGACGCCCATCGTGAACGCATTGTCCATTGGGGTCCCAGAACGCTGGACTTAGATATTTTAATGTATGATGATGAGATCCTGGAAACCGACGACCTCATTATTCCGCATGTGGAGATGCATCTGCGCGATTTTGTTTTAAAACCTTTACAGGAAATCGCACCCAATAAAAGACACCCGGTTTATCAGAAAACAATGACACAACTGCTGAATGGGCTGAAATGATACGGCAATACAGACGGGACCGCACAGGAGGGTTATCCTCCGGTGCGGTCCTCTGTATTTGCCTGCGGGCAATTTCCCGGAAGGTACTGTAAAACCTCATTCTTTTCCGTAAAAGAGTAAGGCGGAGTAAAGAAGAT is part of the [Clostridium] symbiosum genome and encodes:
- a CDS encoding dihydrofolate reductase gives rise to the protein MIALVVAYAKNRVIGKDGRIPWNIDGEKTRFKNLTVNHVVIMGRKTYEEIGRPLPNRTTIVISKTKDFTAENCQTAKSLQEAIVLAVDEDTYISGGAGIYEESLPLVEKMYITEIDAEIEGDTFFPEFEEDLFVKEIERRVDGDIPYTFLTYTRKS
- the folE gene encoding GTP cyclohydrolase I FolE: MDKEKIKEGVRLILEGIGEDINREGLLETPDRIARMYEELAAGYTDDAAVHLKKRFHVDSNDIVMEKDIHFYSFCEHHMLPFYGTASIAYIPDGEVVGLSKIARTLEVYAKRFQLQERLTAQIADAFMKELNPKGVMVRIEAEHMCMTMRGIKKPGTKTVTIVTRGAFDDSEMLQNRFYQMLERR
- a CDS encoding HD domain-containing protein, which gives rise to MERINRICRHPLWKESVAEIQRLEEERIFCRHNPAHYLDVARIAYIENLEKNIGISKEVIYAAALLHDIGRHRQYLEGIPHEEASAVLADPILRDCGFTEMEQKEIISAISEHRTPETAGKENLQGLIYRADKSSRSCLFCNAFEECNWSMEKKNITLKV
- the folP gene encoding dihydropteroate synthase — protein: MKIGNRLFDVENDCSIMGILNVTPDSFSDGGMWNDIEKTKKHTADMIEEGAAIIDVGGESTRPGHVQISIQEEIDRVVPAIEMIKKNFDIPVSIDSYKGQVVEAALKAGADMVNDIWGLKYDRKVADLIAQYRIPCCLMHNREKADYGNFMDDMCRDMRDSLAIAKEAGIDDSQIILDPGVGFGKTYENNLTAINQLEKLSALGYPVLLATSRKSVIGTALDLPTDQRVEGTIVTTVLGVQKKAAFIRVHDIKENLRAIRMTQAIMREGRK
- the folK gene encoding 2-amino-4-hydroxy-6-hydroxymethyldihydropteridine diphosphokinase, giving the protein MTKASFCDEIHIEDLEVYANHGVFPEETKLGQRFLVSLTMYVNTRHAGRTDCLEHSINYGDVCAFITRYMKENTYKLIEAAAENLAEALFRHYSLLHGVTLELKKPWAPIGLPLKTVSVKITRFWHTAYIGLGSNLGDKKGYLDQAVKSLNERSGCHVEKVSSYLVTEPYGGVEQDDFLNACLILKTLLSPQELLESLHEIEQDAHRERIVHWGPRTLDLDILMYDDEILETDDLIIPHVEMHLRDFVLKPLQEIAPNKRHPVYQKTMTQLLNGLK